In the genome of Aureimonas sp. OT7, one region contains:
- a CDS encoding pyrimidine 5'-nucleotidase, with the protein MPGNDTVARTRDACPEDFTGVRDWVFDLDNTLYPRHIDLFSQIDQRMTSFVADLLQLPRDEARVLQKDFYRSHGTTLRGLMTEHGIEADAFLNYVHDIDYSWLDPDPELGGFIRALPGRKFIFTNGDRGHAERTARQLGILDAFEDIFDIVAADLVPKPAAETYDKFMGLHRIDTANAVMFEDLARNLEVPKALGMKTVLVVPRNFEATLGDIWEHEGRDGAHIDFVTDDLKTFLRRIDAASVAQK; encoded by the coding sequence ATGCCCGGAAACGATACTGTCGCCCGCACGCGGGACGCCTGCCCGGAAGATTTCACGGGCGTGCGCGACTGGGTGTTCGACCTCGACAACACGCTCTATCCCCGGCACATCGACCTGTTCTCACAGATCGACCAGCGGATGACGTCCTTCGTCGCCGATCTGCTGCAACTGCCACGGGACGAGGCGCGCGTGTTGCAGAAGGACTTCTACCGAAGCCACGGCACCACCCTTCGCGGCCTGATGACCGAGCATGGCATCGAGGCGGACGCCTTCCTGAACTACGTTCACGACATCGACTATTCGTGGCTGGATCCCGATCCGGAGCTCGGCGGTTTCATCCGCGCGCTTCCCGGGCGGAAATTCATCTTCACCAATGGCGACAGGGGTCACGCGGAGCGTACCGCACGGCAACTCGGCATACTGGATGCATTCGAGGATATCTTCGACATCGTCGCGGCCGACCTCGTGCCCAAGCCGGCCGCCGAGACCTACGACAAGTTCATGGGGCTGCACCGCATCGACACGGCGAACGCGGTCATGTTCGAGGATTTGGCGCGCAATCTTGAAGTGCCCAAGGCGCTCGGCATGAAGACGGTGCTGGTCGTGCCGCGCAATTTCGAGGCGACCCTCGGCGACATCTGGGAGCATGAGGGCCGTGACGGCGCTCATATCGATTTCGTGACCGACGACCTCAAGACATTCCTGCGCCGGATCGACGCGGCGTCAGTCGCCCAGAAGTGA